In the genome of Tistrella bauzanensis, the window ATGCCTGTCGCTGACCGCCTGGCAGGTGGGCATGTATGGCTTCATGGCCGTGGCCCAGTTCCTGATCTTCCGCCAATGGATCGGCATGCGGCTGGAGGTGGCGACGCCCGAATTCTGGTTCATGATGCAGATCGCGATGCTGGTGGGCTTCCTGACCAGCTATCCGGCGAACTGGTGGCTGCTGAAGCGCGGCATCAAAGAGAGGATGTGACGCATCAGCCATGGTGCTGACCGGCCGGCGGCCGCCCCGCCATCCGCCGCGCCACCCGGGCGACGGTCAGCCCCTGCACCACCACCGTGAACAGAACCACCGCATAGGTGGCGGCCAGGATCAGCGGTCGGGCCGGGCTGTCGGGCAGCGACAGCGCCAGCGCCACCGAGATGCCGCCGCGCACCCCGCCCCAGATCAGCACCGGCACGGCACCGCGCGCAAAGGGCTGCCAGCGGTCCAGCACCGCAACCGGTGCCGCCACGGCCACCGCGCGCGCCGCCAGCACCAGGGGCACCGCGATCAGCGCGATCCAGCCGAAATCCGGATCGAAGTTCAACACCAGAACCTCAAGCCCGATGAACAGGAACAGCACCGCGTTCAGGATCTCGTCGATCAGCGTCCAGAAGCCGAAGACATAGCGTTTGGTGGTGTCGCTCATCGCGTGCGCAGCACCGTGATTGCCGATCAGCAGTCCCGCCACCACCACCGAGATCGGGCCGCTCATCCCCAGCCGGTCGGCCACCGCATAGGTGCCGGTCACCAGTGCAAGCGAGATCATCACCTCGATCGGGTAATCGTCGATCGTCTGCATGGCGACGAAGGCGACATAGCCGGTCGCCACCCCCAGCAGCGCACCGCCCCCCGCTTCCACCACCAGCAGGTCCAGCCCCTCGATCAGCCCCATGTCGCCACCACCCGCCGCGAGCTGCACCGCGATCGTGAACAGCACCACGCCGACGCCGTCATTGAACAGCGCCTCGCCCGACATGTCGGTTTCCAGCGATTGCGGCACGTCGACCATCTTCAGGGTGGTCAGCACCGCGACCGGATCGGTGGGGGCGATCAGCGCGCCGAACACCAGACACCAGCTGAAGGCAAGCGGCAGCGACAAAACCTGCCCGGCCCCCCACAGCCCGGTCGCCACGATCGCCATCGAGATCAGCACGCCCACCGTCGCCAGAACCCCGATCGCCGGCGCACGCCAGCGCAACCGGTCCAGATCGACATGCAGTGCGCCGGCAAACAGCAGGAAGGCGAGCATGCCGTGCATCACCGCTTCATAGAAATCGATCTGGCCGATCATGGCGGAGACCGACCGGTAGATGGTCGTGGCCGGAAACAGAAGCTCGATCGCGATCAGGATCAACGAGGCGCCGAGCCCCATCAGCAACAGGCCGATATTCTCCGGCAGGCCGATCAGGCGGTGGTTGATCCAGGCGAAGCCGGCCGTGATCGTCAACAGGCTCGCCATCAGTTCGAACAGCGACAGCACGGGCTGGGGCTCCTTCCGGTGATGGATCTTGATGGCGCGTGTGCAAGCGACGGACAGTGCCGGATATAAGGCCCTGCCCCCCGCTCGCGTTCCCTCAGCCACGGCTGCACAGGTTGATGCGCCATCGGTTGGCCATCCGGTCGGAACTTTCTGCGGCGGCACCCATTGATGATGCACGGAGCGCGGCCAGGAACCGGGCGGAAAGGGGGGCGAGATCCGTGCCACAGATCTTCACCGCAACGGCCGATACGCGCTTGCGCGCGGCGCTGCTGGTGCTGCTGCTTGCCTGTCTGGGCGCGGGGCTTCTTGTCGGGGGTTATATGGAATCGAGCTATGCCACCCTGGTCGGCTGGGTGCGCGACCAGCCGGTGCCGTTCAGCCATGAACATCATGTGGGCGGGCTGGGCATCGATTGCCGGTATTGCCACACCAGCGTCGAGACCAGCGCGGAAGCGGGCCTGCCGCCGACCCATGTCTGCATGACCTGCCATTCGCAGCTATGGACCGGTGCGCCGATGCTGGCGCCGGTGCGGGAAAGCCTGGCCCGCGACACGCCGCTTGCCTGGCAACGGGTCTCGCGGGTGCCTGATTACGTATATTTCAATCATTCCATCCATCTCGATCGCGGCGTGCCCTGCGTCACCTGTCATGGCCGGGTCGATCAGATGGCGCTGATGAAGCGCGCGCAGGCCCTGCAGATGGAATGGTGTCTGGATTGCCACCGCAATCCGGCACCACGGTTGCGGCCGCCGGCCCAGGTCACGCGCATGGACTGGTCGGACTGGGACCAGCATCCGGAACGCCATGCCCTCTATGGCCAGATGATGGTCAGGCTCTATGGCATTCAGCCATCGAAGCTCGACGACTGCGGTATCTGTCACAGGTGAGATCATGCGAGACCACAGGTCAGACGATGTCACGACCATCCGCGCAAGGCTCGCCGGCAGAACCGGCCGCGACTTCTGGCGCGGTCTGGATGATCTGACCGAAACGCCGGCACTGCGCCGGGTGGTCGATACAGAATTGCTGTCACGCCTGCCGGCCGCCAGCGACATCGACCGTCGGTCGATGCTGAAGCTGATGGGCGCATCGCTGGCACTGGCGGGCCTGACCGGTTGCAAGACCGAGGCGGACGAGACCGCCATGCCCTATGTGACGGCACCGGAATTCACCACGCCCGGCGTGCCACGCTATTACGCCACCGGAATCGGCTTTGCCGGCTATCTTCAGCCGGTGGTTGGCAAAACCCATGTCGGTCGGCCGGTGAAGCTGGAAGGCAATGACCGGCATCCCGCGACCGGCGGCGCCACCGACCCGTTCATGCAGGCGGCATTGCTGGGGCTGTATGATCCCGACCGGTCGACGGTACCCCGCGAACTGGGCGGCCCGACCACCTGGCAGGCCGTCGAGAGTGCCGCCGCCGCGCGCGCCGCCGCTCTGGACGCCAGCGGTGGTGCCGGCTTCCGCCTGCTGACCGGCGCCGTCTCGTCACCGACGCTGCACCGCCAGATCGTCGCCATGATGCGCCGCTGGCCGCAGGCGCGCTGGCATGTGCTGGAACCGGCCGCCGAGGACAGCCGTCTTGCCGCCTCGCAATGGGCCTTCGGACAGCCGCTCGACCGCGATCTGCGCCTGGATCTGGCCGAAATGGTGGTGGATCTGGACGACGACATCCTGGGGCCCGGTCCGTGCCAGGCCATGCATGGCCGGCGCTGGTCGACACGCCGGCTGGCCCGGCAGGCAGGGCGTGGCGATGCGGCCCTGCATGTGGCCGAAGCGAGCCCCACCCTGACGGGCCTGATGGCCGATGAGCGGCTGATCGCCGAAAGCGCCCGGATCGGTGCGCTCACCACAGCCCTTGCCGTCAGCCTCGGGCTTCCGGGTGCGGAGGCCCCGGCCCTCACCGCCGTGGAACGCCGCTGGGTGGCGGGGGCCGTCGCCGGTATCCGCAGCCATGACGGCCGTGCCGTGGTTTGTGTCGGCGACCGCCAGCCGGTCGCCATCCAGGCGCTGGGCCTGCTGATCAACCGGCATATCGGGGCGATCGGCACCACGCTGCACCTGATCCGTCCGGTGATCGCCCCGCCGCCCGACGGCGCCGGATCGTTCGCGACGCTGACCCGCGACATGGCGGCGGGCCGGGTTGGCACGCTGGCGATCATCGGCGCCAATCCGGCCTATACGGCACCCGCCGATCTTGGGTTCATCGCCGCGATGGATACCGTGCCGGTGCGGATCCATGCCGGCCTGCATGTCGATGAAACCGCGGCCCTCTGCCATTGGCACCTGCCGCTGGAACACGATCTGGAAACCTGGAGCGACGGCCGGGCGGTCGATGGAACAGCCGGCATCGTGCAGCCGCTGGTGCGGCCTTTCCATGATGTCCGGTCGGTTCACGTCGTCGTCGAGGCATTGCAGGGCGGGTCGACCGGCGCCGCCGGCGGCGGCCGCACCATCGTGCAGGATACATGGCGGGCGGCCTGGGGCCCTGATTTCGACCAGCGCTGGCGGGATGCGCTGCTGCAAGGCTTCATCACCGACAGCGCCGCGCCGCCGGTCATACCGGGCCGCGCCACCGCCGCCGCCCGGCTGGGCCTTGGCGACATGCCGGCCCCCGGCGATGCCCACGGCGAGGCCAATGGTGGGCTGCATCTGGAACTGCGCCCCGATCCCACCATCTGGGACGGCCGTTATGCCGGGAACGCCTGGCTTCAGGAAACCCCCAAGCCGCACACCAAGCTGACCTGGGGCAATGTGCTGATGATCAGCCCGGCGCTGGCGGCCGAACGCGGCATCGCGACCGGCGACGGGCTGCGCGTGGAGACCGAGAACGGCGCCGCCGTGTCGGGTCCGGCCTGGGTTCTGCCGGGCCAGGCGGCGCGCACGGTAACGGCCACGCTCGGCTATGGCCGCAGCGCGCCGGGCCGAATCGCCGACGGCCTTGGCTATAATGCCTTCCGGCTTCGGCGACATGACCGGCCATGGCATGTCGGCCGGGCGGAGGTGACGGTCGAGGATGTCCGGCACCGGCTGGCGACCACCCAGCGCCATCAGGCGATGGACGGTCATGATTTCGTCCGCACGGTGCCCGCCCCCGACGCGCCGCCGCCGAAGCCCGAGGCCGTGCCCGAGGCCGTGCCGCCCAGCCTGTATCCGCAGCCGGCGGGTGGCAGCCCGTCCTGGGGCATGTCGATCGACCTGGATCTGTGCATCGGCTGCAATGCCTGCGTGGTCGCCTGCGTGGCGGAGAACAACGTGCCGGTGGTGGGCCGGGATCTGGTCGCGGAGGGCCGCGAGATGCACTGGCTGCGCGTCGACCATTATCACGAGGGCGCGCCGGAAGACCCGCGCATGTATGTTCAGCCGGTGCCGTGCATGCATTGCGAACAGGCGCCGTGCGAGATGGGCTGCCCTGTGAACGCCACGGTCCACAGCAGCGACGGGCTGAACCTGCAGGTCTACAACCGCTGCATCGGCACCCGGACCTGTTCGTCCTTCTGCCCCTATAAGGTCCGCCGGTTCAACTGGTTCGACTATACCGGCGACGACCCGGAACCGGTGCGGGCGATGCGCAATCCCGACGTGACGGTGCGCGACCGCGGGGTCATGGAGAAGTGCACCTATTGCATCCAGCGAATCAGCGCCGCGCGGATCGAGGCCAAAAAGGACGGGCGCCCGATCCGCGACGGCGAGGTCGTTCCCGCCTGTCAGCAGGCCTGCCCAACCCAGGCGATCGTGTTCGGCGACGTCACCGACCCCGATACCGCGGTCAGCCGCCGCAAGGCCGGCCCGCGCGATTACAGCCTTCTGGAAGAGGCAGGCACCCGGCCGCGCACCACCTATCTGGCCCGGATCGAGCCGCCGCATGCCCATGCGGAGGACGACCGGTCATGACCGACCGCTATGCCGGCATCACCGAGGAAATCACTCGCATACCGGTGGCCTATCCGAAGCCCGGCGCCTGGTGGATCTGCTTCGGCGTGGCCCTGTGCCTGCTGGCGCTGTTCCTGGTCTCGGCCGGCATGCTGTTCTGGAAGGGCGTCGGGATCTGGGGCAACAACATCCCGGTCAATTGGGGCCTCGCGATCTCGAATTATGTCTGGTTCCTGGGCATCGGCCACGCCGGCACGCTGATTTCCGCATTGCTGCTGCTGGGTCAGCACTGGCGCAACGCGCTGAACCGCTTCGCCGAGGCGATGACCCTGTTCGCGGTGATCTGCGCCGGCCTGTACCCGATCCTGCATCTGGGCCGGCCGTGGCGGTTCTACTGGATGGCGCCCTATCCCAATGTGATGAACATCTGGCCGCAGTTCAAAAGCCCGCTGGCCTGGGATTTCTTCGCGGTGCTGACCTATCTGACCGTGTCGGTGCTGTTCTGGTATATCGGCATCGTGCCCGATCTGGCCTCGACCCGTGATCGCGCCCGCAAGCGGTTGCCGCAGGTGCTCTATGGCCTGTTCGCGCTGGGCTGGCGCGGCTCGGCGCGGCACTGGGCGCGCTGGCGCCAGAGCTATCGCCTGACCGCGGCCATCGCCGTGCCACTGGTGGTGTCGGTGCATTCGGAAATCTCGCTGCTGTTTGCGGCTGGCCCGATCCCCGGCTGGAACTCCACCGTGTTTCCGCCTTATTTCGTGCTCGGCGCCGCCTTTTCGGGTTTCGCTGTGGTGGCGATGATCGCCGTGGTGCTGCGCCATGCGCTGGGCCTGGGCGATCTGGTGACGCCACGCCATCTGGACCTGCTGGGCAAGTTCACCCTGGCGACCGGCATGATGACTGCCTATGGCTATTGGGCCGAGGCGTTCGACGTGCTGTATGCGGGCGAGGATCGCGAACTCGCCACCCTGGCCGACCGCGCAGGCGGCAGCTATGCCTGGAGCTATTGGGGCGCGATCATCGCCAATTTCGTGCCGCTGCAATTGCTGTGGGTCCGCCGCGTGCGGCGCCACCCGGTAGCACTGTTCCTGATCGCGCTGTCGGTGACCATCGGCATGTGGTTCGAACGCTATATGCTGCTGGTGACCGCGCTGTATCGCGATTACCTGGTCTCGTCCTGGGGTGAGTATCACGCCAGCCTCTGGGAGTGGGGTCTGTTCGCCGGCATGCTCGGCGTGTTCCTGGTGCCGTTTCTGCTGTTCGTGCGCTTCCTGCCGGTGATCTCGTCCTTCGAGGTCAAGGAAGCCCTGTTCGAAGAGAGGGGCGGTTGATGCGCGAACCCACCCCGCATACCGAAGCCTTCGGCATCGTTGCCGAATTCGACCGCGCCGAGGCACTGGTAAACGCGGTGCACAAGAGCCGCGACGCCGGCTTCAGGCGTATCGATGCCTATACGCCGTTCCCGATCGCCGAACTCACCGACGCGCTGGATTTCACCGAGAACCGCGTGCCCTGGCTGACGCTCGCCGGCGGCCTGTTCGGCGCGGCGCTGGGCTATGGCATGCAGGTCTGGACCAATCTCGACTACCCGATCGATATCGGCGGCCGACCGCTGTTGGCGCCGCCGGCCTTCATGCTGATCACCTTCGAATTGACGGTTCTGTTCGCGGTTCTGTTCTCGATCGGCGGCATGCTGATCCTCAACCATCTGCCGCGCCTGCATCATCCGATCTTCAGCGTCGACCATTTCCACCTGGCCAGTTCCGATAAATTTTTCCTGGTGATCTTCGGCGATGACGACCAGTTCCACCCCGACCGCACCCGCGCCTTCCTCGACGGATTGCAGCCGGTGGCGATTTCCCTGGTCGAGCACACGGAGGAGCCGGAATGATCCGTGCCTGTCTGTGGGTGATGCGTGCCTGTCTGTGGGTGATGCGTGCCTGTCTGTGGGTGATGCTGGCGCTGGCGCTGTGGTCCTGCGACGAGATGAACCACCAGCCGCGCTATGATTCCGCCGAGGCCAGCACCCTGTTCGCCGATGGCAAATCGTTGCAGGCGCCCCCTGATGGCACGGTCGCGCGCGACGCGGCGGCACTGGATGCCGCACTGACCCGGCGCCCGCCGATGACGGCGGCACTTCTGGCGCGGGGCCGCGACCGGTTCCAGATCTATTGCGTCCCCTGCCACGACGCATCCGGCTATGGCCGCGGCACGGTGCCCGCGCGCGGGTTTCCCCAGCCGCCCAGTTTCCACAGCGATCGGCTGCGCGGCGCGCCGTCGCATTATGTCGTCGACGTCATCACCAACGGCTATGGGGTGATGTTCTCCTATGCCGACCGCGTGGCCCCGGCCGACCGCTGGGCGATCGCCAGCTATATCCGCGCCCTGCAACTCAGCCAGAACGCCGACGCAGCCGAGCTGTCGTCCGAAGACCTGGCGGCGCTCGACGCCACCGGCACGGGCATCGCGACCGATGCCGAGGTGGCACGATGAGCCGGCGGGGATGGGATCGCCGGCCGGTCGCGGCCATCGCGGGCGCCGCGTGCTGTGCGGCGGCGCTGCTGCTGACCATCGCCGACCCGCGCGCCGCCCTTGCCGGCTGGCTCGGCGGCTTCGCGCTGTGGAGCGGGGTTCCCATCGGCGCGCTGGCGCTGGTGATGATGATGCGGCTGCTGCCGGGGCCGTGGCGCGACGCCCTGCGCCAACCGGGCGAAGCGGCCCTGCTGCTGCTGCCGCTGGCGGCGGTGGCGGCACTGCCGGTGCTGTTCGGCCTGCCGGCGCTGTATGACTGGGCGGGCACCGGCGGGGCGGATGAAACCGCCCGCACCGCCTATCGCGCGGCCTATCTCGATCGCTGGACCTTCAGCCTGCGCACGGTGGTGTTCTTTGCCGTGGCGATCGGGCTGGCGGCCCTGCTGCTGACGAGGCGCGGGCGGCCGAAAGCGGTGGCGTCCGCCGGGTTGATCGGCTTCGTGCTGCTGGACACGACCATGGCGGTCGACTGGCTGATGTCGCTGGATCCCGATTTTCACTCATCGGGCTTCGGGCTGTATATCCTGGCCAACCAGATCACCATGGCATTGCTGGCGATGGTGTCGGCACGGCTGCTGTCGGGCGATGGCGGCCGGCATACCGGCATTCCGGGCGGGCTGATACTGACGATGTTGCTGTTCTGGGGCTATTTCGCCTTCATGCAGTATTTCATCATCTGGTCGGGCAACCTGCCCCAGGGCGCCCGCTGGTATCAGCACCGCAACAGCGGGCTGTGGGCCGTGGCCAGCCAGACCATGATCGCGCTGCATATGGGGCCGGCCCTTCTGCTGCTGTTCCCTCCCATCCGCCACAGCCGCCGCTGGCTGGCGGGCCTGTGCGGCCTGATCTTCGTCGGCAAGCTGGTGGAAATGACCTGGCTGGTGGTGCCGGAGGCCGGCGAGGCCAAAGCCCTGGCTGTGGTGGCGCTGGTGTTATCGGTCGCCGGGCTTGGCCTGATCGGCCTTGCCGCCTGTGCGACCGCCCGGCGATGGGCGGAGAGGCGACGTCAGACACGGGAGGCGCCATCATGACCGCGCACCGGCAGTCCGGAACAGGTGGCGCACGCAGTTACGAACGGCGCGACGTGGCGCCGCGCAAGGTGGTCTATGCGGTCATCGGGCTGTTCGCCGGCATCGCGCTGTCGATCGGCATCGTCGTGGCCGTCATCGCCCTGGTGGATGACGGGGCACCGCCCGCGCGATCGGCCCTGGTGGCCGCCGGTCGCGCGCCGCCGGCGCCACGGCTTCAGAACGCGCCCTCGGCCGATCGCGCGGCGATCGAGGCCGCCGCGCGTGAGCGGATCAGCGGCTATCGCTGGATCGATCGCGCGGCCGGCCGCGCCGCCATCCCGATCGAGCGGGCCATGGCGCTGATGGCCGCGCGCGGCTGGCCCGACAGCCCCGGCGGCCCGCCGCCCCCGGCCGCACATGCCGACCCGGACGCCACCGAAGGACCAGCCACGGAAGCACCCGTCACCAATAGACCCGCCAGCGAAGGATCCCGGCCATGATGCGCAGCCTCGCCCTGATCCTGGTCATCCTGGCCGGCGGCATTGGCGTCGCCCTGGCCTTCGATCCGTTCGGCCGTGCGGGCATCGACCAGAAGCCGGGCGCCAGCATCCCTATGGATCTGCCGTTTCGCGACCAGACCGGCGCCACGGTCACCCTGGGGCAGATCGGCAATGGCCGGCCCCTGCTGCTGGCCCCGGTGCTGCACGACTGCCCGAATATCTGCGGGGTCACCCTATCGGGGCTGATGCGTGCCATCGCCGCACAGGATTACCGCCCCGGACAGGATTTCCAGATCGTGGCCTTCGGCATCGATGCGCGTGAAGGCCCCGATGCCGCGCGGGCATCGCTGGATGCCCTGCACCGCAGCTTTCCCGATCTGCCGCCGGCCAGCCTGCATGGATTGACCGGCACCGCCGACAGTATCGCCGCCGTCACCGATGCGCTTGGCTATCGCTATGCCTGGGATGACGAGATCGGCCAGTACGCCCATGTCGCGGCGGTGGCGGTTCTGGACGGCGGCGGCCGGCTCGATCGCTGGCTGTATGGCGTGACGCCGGAGCCGACCGATCTGCGGCTGGCACTGACCGAGGCCGGCGATGGCCGGCTGGGCGATTGGGGCGACCAGATCCTGCTGCTCTGCTATCACTACGACCCCCAGACCGGACAATATGGGTCGATCATCTGGACCCTGCTGCGGATCGCGGGCGGCACTGTGGCCGCGGGTGGCGCCGGGTGGATCGGGCTGGCGTTGCTGCGTGAACGGCGACGCGCGCACAAGGCGCCGGGCACCGGGCGGGACGGCGCATGATCGGCGATCTGTTCACCCGCTGGGCCGGCGAGGCATCGGCCCATGCCGGCCAGGTGGATCTTCTGGTTCTGGGCTTCACGCTGCTGGTCGCGGCGCTGTCATTGCCGGTCTTCGTGCTGATGGTGGTATTCGCGCTGCGCTATCGCCGTGGCCGCGCCGTCAACCGCCGTCACCCGATCAACCGCAATGTCTGGATCGAGGTCTCGTGGGCGATCATCCCCTTCATCCTGATCGTGATGTTCTTCGTCTGGGCGACATCGCTGTATGTCGACATCTATCATCCGCCCGACGACGCCATCGAGATTCAGGTCGAGGCGAAGCAATGGATGTGGAAATTCCAGCATCCCGGCGGTCAGCGGGAAATCGACGAACTGCATGTGCCCGCAGGCGAGCCGGTCCGGCTGACGATGGCGTCACAGGACGTGATCCACAGCCTGTATGTCCCGGCGCTGCGCCTGAAGCGCGATGTCGTGCCGGGCCGCTATGTCAGCATGTGGTTCACAGCCGACAGACCCGGCGACTATGTCATGACCTGCGCGGAATTCTGCGGCACCAACCATTCCACTATGGGCGGGCGGCTGGTGGTGATGGCGCCGGCCG includes:
- a CDS encoding cation:proton antiporter, producing the protein MSLFELMASLLTITAGFAWINHRLIGLPENIGLLLMGLGASLILIAIELLFPATTIYRSVSAMIGQIDFYEAVMHGMLAFLLFAGALHVDLDRLRWRAPAIGVLATVGVLISMAIVATGLWGAGQVLSLPLAFSWCLVFGALIAPTDPVAVLTTLKMVDVPQSLETDMSGEALFNDGVGVVLFTIAVQLAAGGGDMGLIEGLDLLVVEAGGGALLGVATGYVAFVAMQTIDDYPIEVMISLALVTGTYAVADRLGMSGPISVVVAGLLIGNHGAAHAMSDTTKRYVFGFWTLIDEILNAVLFLFIGLEVLVLNFDPDFGWIALIAVPLVLAARAVAVAAPVAVLDRWQPFARGAVPVLIWGGVRGGISVALALSLPDSPARPLILAATYAVVLFTVVVQGLTVARVARRMAGRPPAGQHHG
- a CDS encoding cytochrome c3 family protein produces the protein MPQIFTATADTRLRAALLVLLLACLGAGLLVGGYMESSYATLVGWVRDQPVPFSHEHHVGGLGIDCRYCHTSVETSAEAGLPPTHVCMTCHSQLWTGAPMLAPVRESLARDTPLAWQRVSRVPDYVYFNHSIHLDRGVPCVTCHGRVDQMALMKRAQALQMEWCLDCHRNPAPRLRPPAQVTRMDWSDWDQHPERHALYGQMMVRLYGIQPSKLDDCGICHR
- a CDS encoding TAT-variant-translocated molybdopterin oxidoreductase, coding for MRDHRSDDVTTIRARLAGRTGRDFWRGLDDLTETPALRRVVDTELLSRLPAASDIDRRSMLKLMGASLALAGLTGCKTEADETAMPYVTAPEFTTPGVPRYYATGIGFAGYLQPVVGKTHVGRPVKLEGNDRHPATGGATDPFMQAALLGLYDPDRSTVPRELGGPTTWQAVESAAAARAAALDASGGAGFRLLTGAVSSPTLHRQIVAMMRRWPQARWHVLEPAAEDSRLAASQWAFGQPLDRDLRLDLAEMVVDLDDDILGPGPCQAMHGRRWSTRRLARQAGRGDAALHVAEASPTLTGLMADERLIAESARIGALTTALAVSLGLPGAEAPALTAVERRWVAGAVAGIRSHDGRAVVCVGDRQPVAIQALGLLINRHIGAIGTTLHLIRPVIAPPPDGAGSFATLTRDMAAGRVGTLAIIGANPAYTAPADLGFIAAMDTVPVRIHAGLHVDETAALCHWHLPLEHDLETWSDGRAVDGTAGIVQPLVRPFHDVRSVHVVVEALQGGSTGAAGGGRTIVQDTWRAAWGPDFDQRWRDALLQGFITDSAAPPVIPGRATAAARLGLGDMPAPGDAHGEANGGLHLELRPDPTIWDGRYAGNAWLQETPKPHTKLTWGNVLMISPALAAERGIATGDGLRVETENGAAVSGPAWVLPGQAARTVTATLGYGRSAPGRIADGLGYNAFRLRRHDRPWHVGRAEVTVEDVRHRLATTQRHQAMDGHDFVRTVPAPDAPPPKPEAVPEAVPPSLYPQPAGGSPSWGMSIDLDLCIGCNACVVACVAENNVPVVGRDLVAEGREMHWLRVDHYHEGAPEDPRMYVQPVPCMHCEQAPCEMGCPVNATVHSSDGLNLQVYNRCIGTRTCSSFCPYKVRRFNWFDYTGDDPEPVRAMRNPDVTVRDRGVMEKCTYCIQRISAARIEAKKDGRPIRDGEVVPACQQACPTQAIVFGDVTDPDTAVSRRKAGPRDYSLLEEAGTRPRTTYLARIEPPHAHAEDDRS
- the nrfD gene encoding NrfD/PsrC family molybdoenzyme membrane anchor subunit → MTDRYAGITEEITRIPVAYPKPGAWWICFGVALCLLALFLVSAGMLFWKGVGIWGNNIPVNWGLAISNYVWFLGIGHAGTLISALLLLGQHWRNALNRFAEAMTLFAVICAGLYPILHLGRPWRFYWMAPYPNVMNIWPQFKSPLAWDFFAVLTYLTVSVLFWYIGIVPDLASTRDRARKRLPQVLYGLFALGWRGSARHWARWRQSYRLTAAIAVPLVVSVHSEISLLFAAGPIPGWNSTVFPPYFVLGAAFSGFAVVAMIAVVLRHALGLGDLVTPRHLDLLGKFTLATGMMTAYGYWAEAFDVLYAGEDRELATLADRAGGSYAWSYWGAIIANFVPLQLLWVRRVRRHPVALFLIALSVTIGMWFERYMLLVTALYRDYLVSSWGEYHASLWEWGLFAGMLGVFLVPFLLFVRFLPVISSFEVKEALFEERGG
- a CDS encoding DUF3341 domain-containing protein, whose translation is MREPTPHTEAFGIVAEFDRAEALVNAVHKSRDAGFRRIDAYTPFPIAELTDALDFTENRVPWLTLAGGLFGAALGYGMQVWTNLDYPIDIGGRPLLAPPAFMLITFELTVLFAVLFSIGGMLILNHLPRLHHPIFSVDHFHLASSDKFFLVIFGDDDQFHPDRTRAFLDGLQPVAISLVEHTEEPE
- a CDS encoding c-type cytochrome, whose protein sequence is MRACLWVMLALALWSCDEMNHQPRYDSAEASTLFADGKSLQAPPDGTVARDAAALDAALTRRPPMTAALLARGRDRFQIYCVPCHDASGYGRGTVPARGFPQPPSFHSDRLRGAPSHYVVDVITNGYGVMFSYADRVAPADRWAIASYIRALQLSQNADAAELSSEDLAALDATGTGIATDAEVAR
- a CDS encoding SCO family protein; its protein translation is MMRSLALILVILAGGIGVALAFDPFGRAGIDQKPGASIPMDLPFRDQTGATVTLGQIGNGRPLLLAPVLHDCPNICGVTLSGLMRAIAAQDYRPGQDFQIVAFGIDAREGPDAARASLDALHRSFPDLPPASLHGLTGTADSIAAVTDALGYRYAWDDEIGQYAHVAAVAVLDGGGRLDRWLYGVTPEPTDLRLALTEAGDGRLGDWGDQILLLCYHYDPQTGQYGSIIWTLLRIAGGTVAAGGAGWIGLALLRERRRAHKAPGTGRDGA
- the coxB gene encoding cytochrome c oxidase subunit II, whose translation is MIGDLFTRWAGEASAHAGQVDLLVLGFTLLVAALSLPVFVLMVVFALRYRRGRAVNRRHPINRNVWIEVSWAIIPFILIVMFFVWATSLYVDIYHPPDDAIEIQVEAKQWMWKFQHPGGQREIDELHVPAGEPVRLTMASQDVIHSLYVPALRLKRDVVPGRYVSMWFTADRPGDYVMTCAEFCGTNHSTMGGRLVVMAPADYARWLAEADVDRSLAAQGAALFRSAGCSGCHGASATVHAPPLAGLYGRPVPLDDGTVVTADDQYIRDSILLPHAQIAAGYPRIMPTFRNILDEAQVLRLVAYIKSLANDPPSSQSPADDHPAGGQPPVEQGR